A window of the Eubalaena glacialis isolate mEubGla1 chromosome 9, mEubGla1.1.hap2.+ XY, whole genome shotgun sequence genome harbors these coding sequences:
- the LOC133097416 gene encoding translationally-controlled tumor protein-like — protein MIIYRDLISHEEMFSDMYKIREVADRLCLEVEGKMVSRTEGNIDDSLIGGNASSEGPEGEGTKSTVITGVYIVMNHHLQETSFTKEAYKKYIKDYMKSIKGKLEEQRPERVKPFMKGTAEQIKHILANFKNYQFFTGENMNPDGMVALLKYCEDGVIPNMIFFKDGLEMEKC, from the coding sequence ATGATCATCTACCGGGACCTCATCAGCCATGAAGAGATGTTCTCTGACATGTACAAGATCCGGGAGGTTGCGGACAGGCTGTGTCTGGAGGTGGAGGGGAAGATGGTCAGTAGGACAGAGGGTAACATTGATGACTCGCTCATTGGTGGAAATGCCTCCTCTGAAGGCCCTGAGGGCGAAGGTACCAAAAGCACAGTAATCACTGGTGTGTATATTGTCATGAACCATCACTTGCAAGAAACCAGCTTCACAAAAGAAGCCTATAAGAAGTACATCAAGGATTACATGAAGTCAATCAAAGGGAAGCTTGAAGAACAGAGACCAGAAAGAGTAAAACCTTTTATGAAAGGGACTGCAGAACAAATCAAGCACATCCTTGCTAATTTCAAAAACTATCAGTTCTTTACTGGTGAAAACATGAATCCAGATGGCATGGTTGCTCTGCTGAAGTACTGTGAGGATGGTGTGATACCAAATATGATTTTCTTTAAGGATGGtctagaaatggaaaaatgttaa